One Drosophila virilis strain 15010-1051.87 chromosome 5, Dvir_AGI_RSII-ME, whole genome shotgun sequence DNA window includes the following coding sequences:
- the LOC6627140 gene encoding zinc finger protein 277 encodes MEQTVGSGIVGEPVPTVRKNDAQIVKPTRNTAIKCLKCAKVFIFPADRDDCLAHLYLEHRLVIADVEDIALLEDYLQYWEKEFQSHEFEQYCTTMFLDQLPDGTYSKNEKYYLLCDILPQDFELRKLLQKQRLTAALERHQFELTDRSFSKECLFCRTVIKGLRADYLDHLFDRHFLLVGKPEKLVYVDELLDQLEENLNKLMCLYCEKIFKDRPTLKEHMRKKGHKRINPNRREYDKFFLINYNRTVAAPAVRKQPRQKRKSQGAEENASVDFDKHFARQDSDGDCDSDWSDWAGDGEPHAIKCLYCAQEETQFSTLKQHMLEEHRLDFDAVTSTLNFYQKIKVVNYVRRQLCLLRCMCCDLQFDEFELLAEHMAQESHCGIGERASWDKPEFFFPYMDNDGLLCVLDDSAGDDLDADVVRIISEDSLAQINKDAERLSLENFKL; translated from the exons ATGGAGCAGACGGTAGGAAGTGGAATTGTTGGTGAACCTGTGCCCACAGTCCGTAAAAATGATGCCCAAATAGTGAAACCCACGCGTAACACTGCCATTAAATGCTTGAAATGCGCGAAAGTGTTTATATTCCCCGCCGACCGGGACGACTGCCTGGCGCACTTGTACCTCGAGCATCGTCTGGTCATTGCAGATGTGGAGGACATAGCGCTGCTGGAGGATTATCTGCAATACTGGGAGAAGGAGTTTCAAT CTCATGAGTTCGAACAATACTGTACAACAATGTTTCTGGATCAGCTGCCTGACGGTACCTACTCTAAGAACGAGAAATATTACCTGCTCTGTGATATATTGCCGCAGGACTTTGAGCTGCGCAAGCTGCTGCAGAAGCAGCGCTTGACTGCTGCATTGGAGCGGCATCAGTTCGAGCTAACGGATCGCAGCTTCAGCAAGGAGTGCCTCTTCTGTCGCACTGTCATCAAAGGTCTGCGTGCCGACTACTTGGATCACCTGTTTGACAGGCATTTTCTGCTTGTGGGCAAGCCAGAGAAGCTGGTCTACGTGGATGAGTTGCTCGATCAGCTCGAGGAGAACTTAAACAAATTGATGTGTTTGTACTGCGAAAAGATATTTAAG GATCGACCCACGCTTAAGGAGCATATGCGCAAGAAGGGACATAAACGCATCAATCCCAATCGTCGCGAGTACGACAAATTCTTTTTAATCAATTATAATCGCACAGTTGCAGCGCCTGCGGTGCGCAAGCAGCCGCGTCAGAAACGTAAATCCCAAGGAGCGGAGGAAAATGCCAGCGTTGATTTTGATAAGCATTTTGCGCGGCAGGACTCGGACGGAGATTGTGATTCAGACTGGTCCGATTGGGCAGGTGATGGCGAGCCCCATGCAATTAAGTGTTTGTACTGTGCCCAGGAGGAGACTCAGTTTTCCACATTGAAGCAGCACATGCTTGAGGAGCATCGTCTGGACTTTGACGCCGTCACTAGCACCTTGAATTTCTATCAGAAAATTAAGGTTGTAAATTATGTGCGACGGCAGCTGTGCCTGCTGCGCTGCATGTGCTGTGATTTGCAATTTGATGAGTTCGAGCTGCTGGCCGAGCATATGGCTCAGGAGTCGCACTGTGGCATCGGGGAGCGTGCGAGCTGGGACAAACCCGAATTCTTTTTTCCCTATATGGATAACGATGgacttttgtgtgtgttggatGACAGTGCAGGCGACGATTTGGATGCGGATGTGGTGCGCATCATTTCTGAGGATAGCCTGGCGCAGATAAACAAGGATGCAGAGCGTTTGTCATTAgagaattttaaattgtga
- the DCTN3-p24 gene encoding uncharacterized protein DCTN3-p24: MEALDILEKRIDSLNRVLGPLPESYAGDADGSSTAKTANIVDTLCSANALLGEATAGRTQLQQCVGRAAELEKYLDPNFLEDHQQVRTKEVYINAVAPELYAQSEQLERIKQLEPALGAEYFRSIPSECLDKLKQITDNNGEYAQQSELIEESLILAMKRYGEIQAGLLSSLDAMNERLDQVEQRMEQQKRADLTKDVPPKD; this comes from the coding sequence ATGGAAGCCCTTGACATATTGGAGAAAAGAATAGATTCGCTGAATCGCGTGCTCGGTCCACTGCCGGAATCATATGCTGGAGACGCCGACGGCAGCAGTACGGCAAAGACCGCGAATATTGTGGACACGCTCTGCTCCGCCAACGCCTTGTTGGGCGAAGCCACCGCGGGCCGcacacagctgcagcagtgcGTGGGACGTGCAGCGGAGCTGGAAAAGTATCTGGATCCCAATTTCTTGGAGGATCATCAACAGGTGCGCACCAAGGAGGTGTATATAAATGCAGTTGCGCCCGAGCTATACGCCCAGAGCGAACAGCTGGAGCGCATCAAGCAGCTGGAGCCAGCGCTGGGTGCCGAATACTTTCGCAGCATACCCAGCGAGTGCCTGGACAAGCTCAAGCAGATCACCGATAACAATGGCGAATATGCGCAGCAAAGCGAACTGATCGAGGAGAGCCTTATATTGGCCATGAAGCGATATGGCGAGATTCAAGCGGGCCTGCTCAGCTCATTGGATGCAATGAACGAGCGCCTTGACCAGGTCGAGCAGCGCATGGAGCAACAGAAACGTGCCGACCTCACAAAGGATGTGCCCCCAAAGGACTGA
- the Fatp2 gene encoding long-chain fatty acid transport protein 1 isoform X1 — protein MNDAVGPGHGATTLNSTQTNSTDVQISMGHAKVDAKRKGNCCSWLLLALLVPVLSAATALVWYYEGTWYGLAALYGSLVVLLLVKPGWRWFYIAAVTGPRDTIALIAYIRVLLFIKRQERKNLNVGDIFEANVARQPDKLAIVSESQKWTFRQLNEHANRVANVFHSHGYKKGDVVGLLLENRAEFVATWLGLSKIGIITPLINTNLRGASLQHSVKVGNCTALIYGISYRSAVMDIAKDLPAHVALYQFNDVANSTETTDGLTQGLAQQLNALLESAPKDKVAAGASRADHQDKLLYIYTSGTTGLPKAAVITHARYFFIAAGIHYTLGFRANDVFYTPLPLYHTAGGIMSMGQALLFGSTVVIRKKFSASGYFADCARFNCTIGQYIGEMARYILATPAAPHDRQHQVRMVFGNGLRPQIWTQFVERFNIAKVGEFYGATEGNANIMNNDSTVGAIGFVSRILPQVYPISIIRADPHTGEPIRNEKGLCELCAPHEPGVFIGKIVKGNPCREFLGYVDTKASSKKVVHDVFCKGDKAFISGDLLVADERGYLFFKDRTGDTFRWKGENVSTSEVEAQLSNLVSYKDTIVYGVCIPQTEGRAGMAAIYDPTREVNVSKLGAELATALPSYARPIFLRFLRRIDLTGTFKLRKVELQQQGFNPAAIEDELYYAQPNGSYAPLTQSIYEQIQRNELRF, from the exons ATGAATGATGCTGTTGGCCCTGGCCACGGTGCGACAACCTTGAACTCCACGCAG ACAAATTCGACAGATGTGCAGATCAGCATGGGTCATGCCAAGGTTGATGCCAAGAGAAAGGGCAACTGTTGCAGCTGGCTGTTGCTGGCTCTCCTGGTTCCAGTTCTAAGTGCGGCGACTGCGCTGGTCTGGTATTATGAGGGCACCTGGTACGGATTGGCTGCACTCTATGGCAGtttggtggtgctgctgctggtgaagCCGGGCTGGCGCTGGTTTTATATAGCCGCAGTCACGGGTCCACGGGACACCAT CGCATTGATTGCCTATATTCGCGTTTTGCTGTTTATCAAGCGACAGGAGCGCAAGAATCTCAACGTGGGCGACATCTTTGAGGCGAATGTGGCGCGTCAGCCGGACAAGCTGGCCATAGTCAGCGAGTCGCAGAAGTGGACCTTCCGGCAGCTGAACGAGCACGCGAATCGCGTGGCCAACGTGTTCCACAGTCACGGCTACAAGAAAGGCGATGTGGTGGGCCTGCTGCTGGAGAATCGCGCCGAGTTCGTGGCCACCTGGCTGGGCCTGTCCAAGATAGGCATCATCACGCCCCTGATCAATACAAATCTGCGCGGCGCCTCGCTGCAGCACAGCGTCAAAGTGGGCAATTGCACGGCTCTGATCTATGGCATCAGCTACAGATCGGCGGTAATGGACATAGCCAAGGATCTACCCGCCCATGTGGCGCTCTATCAGTTCAATGATGTGGCCAATTCCACGGAAACAACGGACGGTCTTACACAGGGTCTGGCACAACAGCTCAACGCACTGCTCGAGTCGGCGCCCAAGGACAAGGTGGCCGCTGGCGCTAGCCGTGCCGATCATCAGGATAAGCTTTTATATATCTACACATCGGGCACCACAGGATTGCCCAAGGCAGCTGTCATCACGCACGCACG CTACTTCTTTATAGCCGCTGGCATACACTATACATTGGGTTTTCGGGCCAATGACGTATTCTACACGCCGCTGCCGCTTTACCACACGGCTGGCGGCATCATGAGCATGGGCCAGGCGCTGCTCTTTGGCTCCACGGTGGTCATACGCAAGAAATTCAGTGCTTCGGGCTATTTCGCGGACTGCGCCCGCTTCAATTGCACG ATTGGCCAGTATATTGGCGAGATGGCGCGCTATATACTGGCCACGCCGGCGGCACCACATGATCGCCAGCATCAGGTGCGCATGGTCTTTGGCAACGGGCTGCGTCCGCAGATTTGGACACAGTTCGTGGAGCGCTTTAACATAGCCAAGGTGGGTGAGTTCTATGGCGCAACGGAGGGCAATGCGAACATCATGAACAATGACAGCACTGTGGGCGCCATTGGCTTTGTCTCGCGCATATTGCCCCAGGTGTATCCCATTTCCATAATACGCGCCGATCCTCACACCGGTGAGCCCATACGCAACGAGAAGGGTCTCTGCGAGCTGTGTGCGCCGCACGAGCCGGGCGTGTTCATAGGCAAAATTGTGAAGGGCAATCCGTGCCGCGAATTCCTGGGCTATGTGGATACCAAAGCGTCGTCCAAGAAGGTTGTGCACGATGTCTTCTGCAAGGGCGACAAGGCATTTATATCGGGTGATTTGCTGGTTGCCGATGAGCGCGGCTATTTGTTCTTCAAGGATCGCACGGGTGACACGTTCCGCTGGAAGGGCGAGAATGTCTCCACCAGCGAAGTGGAGGCACAGCTGAGCAATCTGGTCAGCTACAAGGACACCATTGTGTATGGCGTGTGCATACCCCAGACAGAGGGACGCGCCGGCATGGCAGCCATCTATGATCCCACGCGAGAGGTAAATGTGTCCAAGCTGGGTGCAGAACTTGCCACAGCATTGCCCAGCTATGCGCGTCCGATATTCCTGCGCTTCCTGCGTCGCATCGACCTGACTGGCACGTTCAAGCTGCGCAAggtggagctgcagcagcagggctTCAATCCGGCCGCCATCGAGGATGAGCTCTACTATGCACAGCCCAATGGCAGCTATGCGCCACTGACGCAGTCCATCTACGAGCAAATTCAGCGCAATGAACTGCGCTTTTGA
- the Fatp2 gene encoding long-chain fatty acid transport protein 1 isoform X2, protein MGHAKVDAKRKGNCCSWLLLALLVPVLSAATALVWYYEGTWYGLAALYGSLVVLLLVKPGWRWFYIAAVTGPRDTIALIAYIRVLLFIKRQERKNLNVGDIFEANVARQPDKLAIVSESQKWTFRQLNEHANRVANVFHSHGYKKGDVVGLLLENRAEFVATWLGLSKIGIITPLINTNLRGASLQHSVKVGNCTALIYGISYRSAVMDIAKDLPAHVALYQFNDVANSTETTDGLTQGLAQQLNALLESAPKDKVAAGASRADHQDKLLYIYTSGTTGLPKAAVITHARYFFIAAGIHYTLGFRANDVFYTPLPLYHTAGGIMSMGQALLFGSTVVIRKKFSASGYFADCARFNCTIGQYIGEMARYILATPAAPHDRQHQVRMVFGNGLRPQIWTQFVERFNIAKVGEFYGATEGNANIMNNDSTVGAIGFVSRILPQVYPISIIRADPHTGEPIRNEKGLCELCAPHEPGVFIGKIVKGNPCREFLGYVDTKASSKKVVHDVFCKGDKAFISGDLLVADERGYLFFKDRTGDTFRWKGENVSTSEVEAQLSNLVSYKDTIVYGVCIPQTEGRAGMAAIYDPTREVNVSKLGAELATALPSYARPIFLRFLRRIDLTGTFKLRKVELQQQGFNPAAIEDELYYAQPNGSYAPLTQSIYEQIQRNELRF, encoded by the exons ATGGGTCATGCCAAGGTTGATGCCAAGAGAAAGGGCAACTGTTGCAGCTGGCTGTTGCTGGCTCTCCTGGTTCCAGTTCTAAGTGCGGCGACTGCGCTGGTCTGGTATTATGAGGGCACCTGGTACGGATTGGCTGCACTCTATGGCAGtttggtggtgctgctgctggtgaagCCGGGCTGGCGCTGGTTTTATATAGCCGCAGTCACGGGTCCACGGGACACCAT CGCATTGATTGCCTATATTCGCGTTTTGCTGTTTATCAAGCGACAGGAGCGCAAGAATCTCAACGTGGGCGACATCTTTGAGGCGAATGTGGCGCGTCAGCCGGACAAGCTGGCCATAGTCAGCGAGTCGCAGAAGTGGACCTTCCGGCAGCTGAACGAGCACGCGAATCGCGTGGCCAACGTGTTCCACAGTCACGGCTACAAGAAAGGCGATGTGGTGGGCCTGCTGCTGGAGAATCGCGCCGAGTTCGTGGCCACCTGGCTGGGCCTGTCCAAGATAGGCATCATCACGCCCCTGATCAATACAAATCTGCGCGGCGCCTCGCTGCAGCACAGCGTCAAAGTGGGCAATTGCACGGCTCTGATCTATGGCATCAGCTACAGATCGGCGGTAATGGACATAGCCAAGGATCTACCCGCCCATGTGGCGCTCTATCAGTTCAATGATGTGGCCAATTCCACGGAAACAACGGACGGTCTTACACAGGGTCTGGCACAACAGCTCAACGCACTGCTCGAGTCGGCGCCCAAGGACAAGGTGGCCGCTGGCGCTAGCCGTGCCGATCATCAGGATAAGCTTTTATATATCTACACATCGGGCACCACAGGATTGCCCAAGGCAGCTGTCATCACGCACGCACG CTACTTCTTTATAGCCGCTGGCATACACTATACATTGGGTTTTCGGGCCAATGACGTATTCTACACGCCGCTGCCGCTTTACCACACGGCTGGCGGCATCATGAGCATGGGCCAGGCGCTGCTCTTTGGCTCCACGGTGGTCATACGCAAGAAATTCAGTGCTTCGGGCTATTTCGCGGACTGCGCCCGCTTCAATTGCACG ATTGGCCAGTATATTGGCGAGATGGCGCGCTATATACTGGCCACGCCGGCGGCACCACATGATCGCCAGCATCAGGTGCGCATGGTCTTTGGCAACGGGCTGCGTCCGCAGATTTGGACACAGTTCGTGGAGCGCTTTAACATAGCCAAGGTGGGTGAGTTCTATGGCGCAACGGAGGGCAATGCGAACATCATGAACAATGACAGCACTGTGGGCGCCATTGGCTTTGTCTCGCGCATATTGCCCCAGGTGTATCCCATTTCCATAATACGCGCCGATCCTCACACCGGTGAGCCCATACGCAACGAGAAGGGTCTCTGCGAGCTGTGTGCGCCGCACGAGCCGGGCGTGTTCATAGGCAAAATTGTGAAGGGCAATCCGTGCCGCGAATTCCTGGGCTATGTGGATACCAAAGCGTCGTCCAAGAAGGTTGTGCACGATGTCTTCTGCAAGGGCGACAAGGCATTTATATCGGGTGATTTGCTGGTTGCCGATGAGCGCGGCTATTTGTTCTTCAAGGATCGCACGGGTGACACGTTCCGCTGGAAGGGCGAGAATGTCTCCACCAGCGAAGTGGAGGCACAGCTGAGCAATCTGGTCAGCTACAAGGACACCATTGTGTATGGCGTGTGCATACCCCAGACAGAGGGACGCGCCGGCATGGCAGCCATCTATGATCCCACGCGAGAGGTAAATGTGTCCAAGCTGGGTGCAGAACTTGCCACAGCATTGCCCAGCTATGCGCGTCCGATATTCCTGCGCTTCCTGCGTCGCATCGACCTGACTGGCACGTTCAAGCTGCGCAAggtggagctgcagcagcagggctTCAATCCGGCCGCCATCGAGGATGAGCTCTACTATGCACAGCCCAATGGCAGCTATGCGCCACTGACGCAGTCCATCTACGAGCAAATTCAGCGCAATGAACTGCGCTTTTGA
- the LOC6627137 gene encoding uncharacterized protein, whose amino-acid sequence MMKSTDNVPLVEDGCDTPNPVRLTIWHKVLFYLVGLTAALTICLLIRLSNKLAADAQRRAMMHFKEISNRIGHRFDN is encoded by the exons ATGATGAAAAGCACCGACAATGTGCCATTAGTTGAGGATGGATGCGACACGCCTAACCCCGTACGTCTCACTATCTGGCACAAG GTACTGTTCTATTTGGTGGGGCTGACCGCGGCCCTGACCATTTGCCTGCTCATACGACTGTCCAATAAGCTGGCAGCCGATGCCCAGCGCAGAGCGATGATGCATTTCAAAGAGATCTCCAACCGCATCGGTCACCGATTTGATAATTAG
- the twi gene encoding protein twist, which yields MSARSVSPKVLLDISYKPTLPNIMELQHNVIKLIQVEQHAYMQLMEQPTAHYMQQQQQQHQQQQQQHQQQQQQQQQYAPLPSLAPNAADYAAYGITELEDTDYNIPSNEVLSTSSNHSAQSSLELNNNQHNFEQQQQQQQQQQQQQTATPAGVATSAQPPHGYMLNEHGKRSRSSSDYDCQTDALSMQPEHKKLLQQQQQQQQQQQQQQQQLYVDYLPTTVDEVAAAQTQAQAPTQQSACLSPHSHSHSHFDFAADEELQDHKAHIFKYGGYPQTIAHQQQQQQQQQQQQQLHFQSSYRTGQNYEAYDPANSLNGSTYSSSDRDDMEYARQTALSSVGGYAKEDELEDMSPTCLGDDSSLLDAGDAAGKAFRKPRRRLKRKPSKTEETDEFSNQRVMANVRERQRTQSLNDAFKALQQIIPTLPSDKLSKIQTLKLATRYIDFLCRMLSSSDISLLKALEAQSSPVSPGYGNASTLLSAANGAEADLKCLRKANGAPIIPPEKLSYLFGVWRMEGDAQHQKA from the exons ATGAGCGCACGCTCGGTGTCGCCCAAGGTGCTGCTAGACATTAGCTACAAGCCAACGTTGCCCAACATAATGGAGCTTCAGCATAATGTCATCAAGCTCATACAGGTGGAGCAGCACGCCTATATGCAGCTAATGGAGCAGCCAACAGCCCACtacatgcaacagcaacagcagcaacaccaacagcagcagcagcagcaccagcagcagcaacaacagcaacagcaatatgCGCCGCTGCCTTCGCTGGCGCCTAATGCTGCGGATTATGCGGCCTACGGCATTACAGAACTTGAGGATACGGATTATAATATACCCAGCAACGAGGTGCTCAGCACCAGCAGTAATCACAGCGCTCAAAGCAGCCTGGAGCTGAACAACAACCAACATAActttgagcagcagcaacagcaacagcagcagcaacagcagcagcagacagcgACTCCAGCAGGCGTGGCAACTTCAGCCCAGCCCCCACATGGCTACATGCTCAATGAGCATGGCAAGCGgtcgcgcagcagcagcgactacGATTGCCAAACGGATGCGCTGTCCATGCAACCGGAGCACAAGAAactgttgcagcaacagcagcagcaacagcagcagcagcagcagcaacagcaacagctctaTGTGGACTATTTGCCCACCACCGTGGATGAGGTGGCCGCAGCGCAGACGCAGGCGCAAGCGCCCACACAGCAAAGCGCCTGCCTCTCGCCCCACTCTCACTCCCACTCGCATTTCGACTTTGCTGCCGACGAGGAGCTGCAGGATCACAAGGCGCACATTTTCAAATACGGCGGATATCCGCAGACAATtgcccaccagcagcagcaacagcagcagcaacagcagcagcaacagctgcactTTCAGAGCAGTTATAGAACCGG TCAGAACTATGAGGCCTATGATCCAGCGAATAGTCTGAACGGCAGCACATACTCCAGCTCCGATCGCGATGACATGGAATATGCGCGCCAAACGGCGCTCAGCTCCGTGGGCGGCTATGCCAAGGAGGATGAGCTGGAGGATATGTCGCCCACGTGCCTGGGCGACGATAGCAGCCTGCTGGATGCTGGCGATGCGGCCGGCAAGGCGTTTCGCAAGCCGCGACGCCGCCTGAAACGCAAGCCAAGCAAAACGGAGGAAACGGACGAGTTCAGCAACCAGCGGGTCATGGCCAATGTGCGGGAGCGACAGCGCACCCAGAGCCTGAACGATGCATTCAAGGCACTGCAACAGATAATACCCACACTGCCGAGCGATAAGCTGAGCAAAATACAAACGCTCAAGCTGGCCACAAG ATATATTGATTTCCTCTGCCGCATGCTAAGCTCCAGCGATATATCGCTGCTGAAAGCGCTGGAGGCGCAATCGTCGCCAGTATCGCCCGGTTATGGGAATGCCAGCACCCTGCTCAGTGCCGCCAATGGGGCCGAGGCTGATCTCAAGTGTCTGCGCAAGGCAAATGGAGCACCGATTATACCGCCCGAGAAGCTGAGCTATTTATTTGGTGTGTGGCGCATGGAGGGTGATGCGCAGCATCAAAAGGCTTAG